A part of Neovison vison isolate M4711 chromosome 6, ASM_NN_V1, whole genome shotgun sequence genomic DNA contains:
- the LOC122908663 gene encoding serine palmitoyltransferase small subunit B, protein MDFKRVKDYFSWLYYQYQIISCCAVLEPWEQSMFNTILLTIVAMVVYTAYVFIPIHIRLAWEFFSKMCGYHSTISN, encoded by the coding sequence ATGGATTTCAAGCGTGTGAAGGACTACTTCTCCTGGCTCTACTATCAATACCAAATCATTAGCTGCTGTGCtgtcctggagccctgggagcaATCCATGTTCAATACCATCTTACTAACCATTGTTGCTATGGTGGTGTACACCGCCTATGTTTTCATCCCAATCCACATTCGTCTGGCTTgggaatttttttccaaaatgtgtgGCTATCACAGTACAATTTCTAATTGA